The Gemmatimonadota bacterium region GTACACGCCGACCCTGTCGCGAGAAGATGCGGCGCAGGTCGAGACGCGTACGCTGGTGTCGCGCATGTTCGAGGGGTCCTTTGGCGCGTTGGCGACCTATCTCGTGGATTCGGGCGAGCTTTCTCGGAAAGAGTTGGATGAGTTGCGTGCGCTGATTGAAGCGAGGGAGAAAGGAGGCGCGTAATGGATGCGTTGATCCGTTTGGCCGAGGCGTGGTGGCCGCTTTATGCGGTGCATTTTATAGAGGTGTCGCTGTTCATTTTGCTGGTGTGGGCAGCGGATCGCTGGATGAAGCTGGATACGCGATTGCGGTATGTCCTGTATTTGTTGGCATTGGCGAAGGTGTTTGTGCCGCCTTTTTATGCTATTCCGCTACCCGAGTTTTTGACGGTATCCGACGATGTGCCGATTGGACCGGTTTATACCGGTGTGGTTTCTGAGGTTGAGGTTGTTGTACCTGTGCAAGTTGCACCTCTTCCTCTGGCGTTTTATCTGTTTTGTTTGTGGGGTGTTTCGGTTGTGGTATGGGCAGGTGTGACGTTGTGGAAGAATGCGACGTTTCACCGCGCGCTCAGTTTGGCAGTGCCGGTTGATCTGGCGCGGGAGGTGGGATCGCTGGGCGAAGCGCGGAATATGAAGGTTTATGCCAAAGCCAGTCTGCGCTCTCCGTTGTTGGTGGGTGTCGTAAAACCGAGATTGTATTTGCCGTCGCATTGGTCGTCCTGGTCGCCCGAGGAATTGCGCGGCGTTGTTGCACACGAGCTGGCGCATCGGGATAATCGCGATATCTGGGTGTTGATTTTTCAGGCGATTGCAATGGCGCTGTTTTGCATAAATCCGCTGGTCTGGCTGCTGAATCGAAGGCTGAATTTTTTGCGCGAGTTGCGCTGTGATGAGGCGGTGTTGCGCGAGACGAATTTGACGCCTGCCGAATACGGACGGTTGTTATTTGGATTTGTCGATAGACGCCCTGCTATGAGTGCGCTGTATTTCAACGAGCGTGGGACCGCACTCAAGAAACGATTGGAGTATGTCCTTAATTTCAAGGATGACAATGTGAAACGGTCCAGATGGCAGTTGGTAATTCCCGTTCTCATTGGTCTGGCGATTGTGCCTTTTTCAATTCGAGAGGCGTACACGCAGGATGAAGGTGATCTTGAGGTTATGGGATTGGTCGAGGATGAGAAAAAGCTCGATCCCACACCAGAGCAACCGACCACGCCGCCAGTGCCTGTTGATACTGATAGTAGTGAGATTTTCGAATATGACGAGGTTGAAGAAAAACCTCACCCGATAAATATTGTTACGCCTGTATATCCCGAAAAGGCGCGGAAGGAGAAGATAGAAGGCAAAGTGGTTTTGAAGGTTGTGGTTAATATGGATGGCTCGGTAAGTGATGTACGCGTTTT contains the following coding sequences:
- a CDS encoding M56 family metallopeptidase, which codes for MDALIRLAEAWWPLYAVHFIEVSLFILLVWAADRWMKLDTRLRYVLYLLALAKVFVPPFYAIPLPEFLTVSDDVPIGPVYTGVVSEVEVVVPVQVAPLPLAFYLFCLWGVSVVVWAGVTLWKNATFHRALSLAVPVDLAREVGSLGEARNMKVYAKASLRSPLLVGVVKPRLYLPSHWSSWSPEELRGVVAHELAHRDNRDIWVLIFQAIAMALFCINPLVWLLNRRLNFLRELRCDEAVLRETNLTPAEYGRLLFGFVDRRPAMSALYFNERGTALKKRLEYVLNFKDDNVKRSRWQLVIPVLIGLAIVPFSIREAYTQDEGDLEVMGLVEDEKKLDPTPEQPTTPPVPVDTDSSEIFEYDEVEEKPHPINIVTPVYPEKARKEKIEGKVVLKVVVNMDGSVSDVRVLEGPEIFRQAAIDAISQSQFKPAAHNGKAVPVWVVMPIEFSSGSTDSDLQLTSPVPIGADGNEVEIPRFFEVEATPELLQSVKFVYPTRVTVRLEFRVYEDGSVGDMKVLKGPEEFHQAAINAILQYRFKPGTLNGKVVPVRMTQSIIFRLPKQQTTPPASGDADSSKVLEFYMVEVKPKVLHSVVPVHPEEALRDSLEGKVFLKFMVNLDGSVSDIRVLRGEAIFHRAAIDAVSQFRYKPAEHNGKPVAVWMTQPVSFRLPKQQTRQDSRSSGYVPPTASGHFHVKKSFSNEFLSVFKADVKPKLLHSVEPIYPEEALEDKVEGMVILQCVVNVDGSVSDVAVVQSRGTIDRKEFQQAAIDAVSQYRFKPAENNGKTVAVWIPQAIRFRLPKE